From Clostridia bacterium, one genomic window encodes:
- a CDS encoding Wzz/FepE/Etk N-terminal domain-containing protein, which translates to MELSLKDYFFIIIKRWKIIVSLVLAGMLIMFFWSFFIIKDKYEISTTASLYKIIQKIDPNQSEEINTTDKENTAFERIVSRFNAELTGANYLYDLVWNTEISQLSSSYDSLESQAQNTYVFKSDYSTIGEWAQKIGYTKKSLRQALNFSFSSVSKGYFTISITVTNPDFGVCLLAAYNLVSKERVSEISEQATYNTIVKSSYLIIDQPIIPEDKDVIRPNIPVNMLLGALVGAVLAVTIILIVNFYDVKIKNEDDIREKFDVPVIATIPDISEIKERNV; encoded by the coding sequence TTGGAACTATCATTAAAAGATTATTTTTTTATTATCATTAAAAGATGGAAAATCATTGTGTCACTAGTACTAGCTGGAATGCTTATTATGTTTTTTTGGTCTTTTTTTATTATAAAAGACAAATATGAAATAAGCACAACAGCTTCTTTATATAAGATTATTCAAAAAATTGATCCCAATCAATCTGAAGAAATTAATACCACTGATAAAGAAAACACAGCTTTTGAACGCATAGTTTCTAGATTTAATGCTGAACTAACTGGCGCAAACTATTTGTATGATTTGGTTTGGAATACTGAGATTTCTCAATTGTCCAGTTCATATGATTCATTAGAATCCCAAGCTCAGAATACATATGTTTTTAAATCTGATTATTCAACCATAGGAGAATGGGCTCAAAAGATCGGATATACAAAAAAGAGTTTGAGACAAGCTCTTAATTTTTCTTTTTCATCAGTTTCCAAAGGATACTTTACAATTTCAATAACCGTAACTAATCCTGATTTTGGAGTATGTCTGCTTGCAGCTTATAATTTGGTATCCAAAGAGCGTGTGAGTGAGATATCAGAACAAGCTACATATAACACTATTGTGAAATCAAGTTATCTTATAATTGACCAGCCTATTATACCTGAAGATAAAGATGTAATACGTCCTAATATTCCAGTTAATATGTTGCTTGGAGCTTTGGTTGGTGCTGTCTTGGCTGTTACCATCATTTTGATTGTCAACTTTTATGATGTTAAAATCAAGAATGAAGATGATATAAGAGAAAAATTTGATGTGCCTGTAATAGCTACAATACCTGATATCTCAGAAATTAAAGAAAGGAATGTATAA
- a CDS encoding O-antigen ligase family protein — MFPNFKTQYYFAGIHLGLIVLAIFFNIFAYKRKIQKDKLYYSIFGTFLAGIIGGIIYTTMTYGFLKYFKDVLFMFFLTISFAGGYLFLNNTVSLENLKIDYKKYFAISILMVALLLIAQMLTYYLRVENIPDAIANKTLRLGWGNTNTLAAIFMMTIPFTLYLSSCYKYGAFFSVLAFVEYTAIWITHSRGCILISTPILILYLLYLIIKTKNVNRYILIANMVIFLSAALIFVIIFKDKFYEYFGKIFQKGLDDSGRFGLYKEAWNLFKKHFIFGTGYYYKTDQTKSFMYMFHSTPLQIAANLGIIGIIAFGYFYFQKYLILLKNLKCPMGVTMFVAILSWELYGLIDVMLVVYYIAITTLIMLIIAQKNVINLKHEKITEEKND; from the coding sequence ATGTTCCCTAATTTTAAGACTCAATACTATTTTGCTGGAATACATTTGGGATTAATAGTTTTAGCTATATTCTTTAATATTTTTGCCTATAAAAGAAAGATTCAAAAAGACAAGCTTTATTATTCTATTTTTGGAACTTTTTTAGCTGGTATAATCGGGGGAATTATATACACCACTATGACTTACGGCTTTTTGAAATACTTCAAAGACGTTTTGTTTATGTTTTTTTTGACAATAAGCTTTGCTGGTGGTTACTTGTTTTTAAATAATACGGTGTCTTTAGAAAATCTAAAGATTGATTATAAAAAATATTTTGCTATTTCCATATTGATGGTGGCCTTATTATTAATTGCCCAAATGTTAACTTATTATTTAAGAGTAGAAAACATTCCTGACGCAATTGCCAATAAAACTCTACGTTTGGGCTGGGGAAACACCAACACGTTAGCAGCTATATTTATGATGACGATTCCTTTTACTCTATATCTTTCTTCATGCTATAAGTATGGTGCCTTTTTTTCTGTATTAGCATTTGTAGAATATACTGCGATCTGGATAACGCATTCTCGTGGATGCATTTTGATTTCAACGCCCATTCTGATTCTTTATCTCCTCTATCTCATTATAAAGACAAAAAACGTAAACCGTTATATTCTTATAGCCAATATGGTTATTTTTTTATCGGCGGCATTGATTTTTGTTATAATATTTAAAGATAAATTTTATGAATATTTTGGAAAAATCTTTCAAAAAGGACTTGACGACAGCGGAAGATTTGGGCTATATAAAGAAGCTTGGAATTTGTTTAAAAAGCATTTTATATTTGGAACCGGATATTACTACAAAACGGATCAAACTAAAAGCTTTATGTATATGTTTCATAGCACTCCTTTACAAATTGCAGCTAATTTGGGAATAATAGGAATTATAGCTTTTGGATATTTTTATTTTCAAAAATATTTGATTTTGCTTAAAAATCTAAAATGTCCAATGGGCGTAACTATGTTTGTCGCTATTTTATCTTGGGAACTATATGGATTGATTGACGTAATGCTTGTCGTTTATTATATTGCAATTACAACACTAATCATGCTGATAATTGCCCAAAAAAATGTTATAAATCTAAAACACGAAAAAATTACTGAGGAAAAAAATGACTGA